Genomic window (Hippoglossus stenolepis isolate QCI-W04-F060 chromosome 11, HSTE1.2, whole genome shotgun sequence):
cacgaccgaggtggcagctgatggtggatcctgatcttgatggtggatcatgaccgtagactatgatcacaacaagacttcttgatatataatatttctcctcagatactcgaccattactgacaataatccatcagttcattgaccttcagctacaaagtgtttattctaatcaaagctgtaaatactctgatctctctgatgttctctgttccacgtgacatctgttcacttgtgtccgtcctgggagacggatcctcacgtgtgtctctgaggtttctaccttctttacctgttaaaggttttagtagtttgactcttgagggttaagaacagaggacgtctcaccttgttaacgaccatgagacaaactgggattcgtgaatatgggctatacaaataagatttgattgattgataaagaAATCAGTTTTGTTCTCTTAAGATATTGAAGCATAAATCAAACCTTTTCTGCAGCACTTCTTTATATAAGATCACATGAATCCAAACTGTAATTGTGAAAGGTTCAGCATCAGTTCCCTTCTCTCCGTCTGAACACGTTCGAAACTTTGTTCTGGGAACAAAATTCACATCTTCCTTCCAGAACGTTCTccaatatttatttgtatcagtttaatgaacaaacaaatctgataagaatattttaacaaacatcacaaacacattcatggtTTTTAAGATGTGGAACATTTTACAGTGTCACAATATGTGGGAGTAAAATCTGTTTATTAGTTGATGCTGATTCATCTGTGATACGTCAATAATATCAAGTCGGGCTTTAACAGTTTTTCTTCAGTCTTCATGTCCCCTCTGAGGACAGATCCTCATCAGAGGGGACAGAGACTCGTCTTCACTTCACTTAGTGAACAACAAGTCTGAAAAACGTCCCTGATGCAACACTGAAGAACGTCCAACCACGAAATACATGTCAGTTACTCGTACATGTCAAACAGCCGGAGGAGCAGAGACCTTGAGTTAAAGCACAAAACATCATTAGGAAgtgatttctttaaaaaaatacaaacattattcatatgtaaacattcatttatttatacttttatgcAGAAAAATACATGAACGTAAGAATGTCCAAACGTTTGCAGCTCAGTGTTCGTCCTCAGGCAGAGACTTAAAAAAGTGTCTGTTATGACATGttcatattatataaaataatatataatatacattttgttgaaTGACAATGTGATGATGTAAGCAAACAGGTGAACGCAGCCAGTCCCTCAGGAGGGgaggagaccaaacacagagttAAAAGGGAGGGAACACTTGACTCTTATCTGTATGAATCCTCATGTGACTCTTTAAGTGTGAGGTCTGACTGAATCTCCTGCGACAGATGTTACAAGTATACGGCTTTTCACCCGTGTGGATTCTTTCGTGGATTCTATACGCTGAGTTTTGTCTAAACCTTTTCCCACATCTCTTGCAGAGGTACGGCTTCTCACCCGTGTGAATTCTCATGTGCTGTTGCAAGTTGGTTTTCTGAATAAATATATTCCCACATATTTCACAAGAAAACGGCCGCTCACCTGTGTGGATCCTCATGTGTCGTTTCAAGTCAGAGTTACTGCGAAAAGcttttccacaagtgtcacatGCTGAAGACCTTCTCCCTGAGTGAGTGTTGCAGTGACTCTGTGTTGGGGCAGAGCTGTTTCTCTGGGACTCTTCATCTCGAGTTGATCCTGGGTCCACAtgctcacttcctctctgatcTTGGCTCTCAGCTCCAGGAGAgatgtgagagaggagctgctgctcactgatTGGTTCTGGTTCGCTGTGCTCACTTCCCTCATAAGGAGACGTCAACATAAAGGTATCGTTCTCCTGCTTCAGTacaagctgctctccctcctgactggtgcagagctcctcctgctcctctttaatctgtggaggctctggatcctcttggtccagactggGGTTCCTCTCCTGGTCAGTGAGAAGCTCCTCCTCCTTACAGACATGTTGCTGTGGAAGCTCTGGAGGACGGCGGCCTGAAACTGGAACAGAGAAAGAAGGGACATGTGGATGAGCAgcttcttttcactgtgtgtggcACCACatgctgctgccccctgctggtgaggaggcagcagcaggtctgtgtaACTTaccattcagcttgtcctcacctgtcctgtgttagtgtctcagtccattcagcttgtcctcacctgtcctgtgttagtgtctcagtccattcagcttgtcctcacctgtcctgttagtgtctcagtccattcagcttgtcctcacctgtcctgtgttagtgtctcagtccattcagcttgtcctcacctgtcctgtgttagtgtctcagtccatgcagcttgtcctcacctgtcctgtgttagtgtctcagtccattcagcttgtcctcacctgtcttAGTGTCTCAGTCCGCAGCTttctcacctgtcctgtgttagtgtctcagtccattcagcttgtcctcacctgtcctgtgttagtgtctcagtccattcagcttgtcctcacctgtcctgtgttagtgtctctagtccattcagcttgtcctcacctgtcctgtgttagtgtctcagtccattcagcttgtcctcacctgtcctgttagtgtctcagtccattcagcttgcctcacctgtctgtgttagtctctcagtccattcagcttgtcctcacctgtcctgtgttagtgtctcagtccatcagcttgtcctcacctgtcctgtgttagtgtctcagtccattcagcttgtcctcacctgtcctgtgttagtgtctcagtccatgcagcttgtcctcacctgtcctgtgttagtgtctcagtccatgcagcttgtcctcacctgtcctgtgttagtgtctctgtccatgcagcttgtcctcacctgtcctgtgttagtgtctcagtccattcagcttgtcctcacctgtcctgtgttagtgtctcagtccattcagcttgtcctcacctgtcctgtgttagtgtctcagtccattcagcgtcctcactgtctgtttctcagtccatgcagcttgtcctcacctgtcctgtgttagtgtctcagtccattcagcttgtcctcacctgtcctgtgttagtgtctcagagtgtctcagtccatgcagcttgtctcacctgtcctgtgttagtgtctcagtccattcagcttgtcctcacctgtcctgtgttagtgtctcagtccattcagcttgtcctcacctgtcctgttagtgtctcagtccatgcagcttgtcctcacctgtcctgtgttagtgtctctcagtccattcagcttgtcctcacctgtcctgtgttagtgtctcagtaTGCCTCtccctgtcctgtgttagtgtctcagtcattcagcttgtcctcacctgtcctgttagtgtctcagtccatgcagcttgtcctcacctgtcctgttagtgtctcagtccattcagcttgtcctcacctgtcctgtgttagtgtctcagtccatgcagcttgtcctcacctgtcctgtgttagtgtctcagtccatgcagcttgtcctcacctgtcctgtgttagtgtctcagtccatgcagcttgtcctcacctgtcctgttagtgtctcagtccattcagcttgtcctcacctgtcctgtgttagtgtctcagtccatgcagcttgtcctcacctgtcctgtgttagtgtctcagtccattcagcttgtcctcacctgtcctgtgttagtgtctcagtccattcagcttgtcctcacctgtcctgttagtgtctcagtccattcagcttgtcctcacctgtcctgtgttagtgtctcagtccattcagcttgtcctcacctgtcctgtgttagtgtctctcagtccattcagcttgtcctcacctgtcctgtgttagtgtctcagtccatgcagcttgtcctcaactgtcctgtgttagtctctcagtccattcagcttgtcctcacctgtcctgtgttagtgtctcagtccattccTCCTCTGTAGCT
Coding sequences:
- the LOC118117472 gene encoding zinc finger protein 41 homolog isoform X2 — translated: MSSVQCLRDFVHERLTAAAEEIFRVFEQTIVEYEEEIDRQRRLLDIVWKPEIKLHRTVSGRRPPELPQQHVCKEEELLTDQERNPSLDQEDPEPPQIKEEQEELCTSQEGEQLVLKQENDTFMLTSPYEGSEHSEPEPISEQQLLSHISPGAESQDQRGSEHVDPGSTRDEESQRNSSAPTQSHCNTHSGRRSSACDTCGKAFRSNSDLKRHMRIHTGLCSSGCLTCTSN
- the LOC118117472 gene encoding zinc finger and SCAN domain-containing protein 12-like isoform X1, producing the protein MSSVQCLRDFVHERLTAAAEEIFRVFEQTIVEYEEEIDRQRRLLDIVWKPEIKLHRTVSGRRPPELPQQHVCKEEELLTDQERNPSLDQEDPEPPQIKEEQEELCTSQEGEQLVLKQENDTFMLTSPYEGSEHSEPEPISEQQLLSHISPGAESQDQRGSEHVDPGSTRDEESQRNSSAPTQSHCNTHSGRRSSACDTCGKAFRSNSDLKRHMRIHTGERPFSCEICGNIFIQKTNLQQHMRIHTGEKPYLCKRCGKRFRQNSAYRIHERIHTGEKPYTCNICRRRFSQTSHLKSHMRIHTDKSQVFPPF